One stretch of Sphingomonas rosea DNA includes these proteins:
- a CDS encoding cellulase family glycosylhydrolase — protein MIGINLSGAEFGRGSTYGVDYHYPDLNEIKFYADKGVGLIRLPFSWERMQPTLGGGLSQTELAHMKQFLADAQTAGVKVIIDLHNYGRYNGNPIGSWAVQPWQFADFWQKLASELKGIPAIVGYGIMNEPHDMPNNWVWKQAAQSAVDAIRKVDSSEAIYVNGDGWSGAHSWKAINGDFILNDPANNVIYEAHQYFDRDSSGTYRGNYDQEGAYADAGVDRLRPFVDWLKEHNLKGYIGEFGAPSNDWRWIELEKRAVDYMKANGLTATAWGGGSWWPSDYSMFMGSPDKGQTNYFEMLKGYFDKYTDATAYVAPTTSVTLAPAPAPAPAPAPAPVVSGPTGLDQNAYNVINGTPGNDWNGGTGGNDWFNGNGGADTLNGGSGIDIVSYHWSGAAVDVDLERASQLYGDAHGDRLSGIEQVAGSRNDDRLHGDWNSNTLIGNDGNDWLDGGGGADVLIGGNGADTFSFASADQANGDRIADWNWDDRIDLSRIDANTNSGGDQAFRNIGSNGFTHNAGELRVYEENGHTLVAGDVNGDGWADFTIQVDRIGGIGGFIF, from the coding sequence ATGATCGGTATCAACCTATCCGGGGCCGAATTCGGCCGCGGGAGCACTTATGGTGTCGACTACCACTATCCTGACCTAAACGAGATCAAGTTCTATGCCGACAAGGGTGTCGGCCTCATCCGCCTTCCCTTCAGCTGGGAGCGGATGCAGCCGACGCTGGGCGGGGGGCTCAGCCAGACCGAGCTGGCGCATATGAAGCAGTTTCTCGCCGACGCGCAGACCGCGGGCGTCAAGGTCATCATCGATCTGCACAATTACGGCCGGTACAACGGCAATCCGATCGGCAGCTGGGCGGTGCAGCCGTGGCAGTTCGCCGATTTCTGGCAAAAGCTCGCGAGCGAACTCAAGGGCATTCCGGCGATCGTCGGCTACGGCATCATGAACGAGCCGCACGACATGCCGAACAACTGGGTGTGGAAGCAGGCCGCGCAGAGCGCGGTCGATGCGATCCGCAAGGTCGATTCGAGCGAGGCCATCTACGTCAATGGCGACGGCTGGTCGGGCGCGCACAGCTGGAAGGCCATCAACGGGGACTTCATCCTCAACGACCCCGCCAACAACGTCATTTACGAGGCCCACCAGTATTTCGACCGCGATTCCTCGGGCACCTATCGCGGCAATTACGACCAGGAGGGCGCCTATGCCGACGCCGGCGTCGACCGGCTTCGCCCCTTCGTCGATTGGCTGAAGGAGCATAATCTCAAGGGCTACATCGGCGAGTTCGGCGCACCCAGCAACGACTGGCGCTGGATCGAGCTCGAGAAGCGCGCGGTCGACTACATGAAGGCCAACGGCCTGACCGCGACGGCGTGGGGCGGCGGCAGCTGGTGGCCGTCGGACTATTCGATGTTCATGGGCAGCCCCGACAAGGGACAGACCAACTATTTCGAGATGCTCAAGGGCTATTTCGACAAATATACCGATGCGACGGCTTATGTCGCGCCGACGACCTCGGTCACTCTAGCGCCCGCGCCTGCCCCCGCACCCGCACCGGCGCCTGCGCCTGTCGTGAGCGGACCCACGGGGCTCGACCAGAATGCCTATAACGTTATCAACGGGACGCCCGGCAATGACTGGAACGGCGGCACCGGCGGGAACGACTGGTTCAACGGCAATGGCGGTGCCGACACGCTCAACGGGGGCAGCGGTATCGACATCGTCAGCTATCACTGGTCGGGCGCGGCGGTCGACGTCGACCTCGAGCGCGCCTCCCAGCTTTACGGCGACGCGCATGGCGACCGCCTGTCGGGGATCGAGCAGGTCGCCGGCAGCCGCAACGACGATCGACTCCACGGCGACTGGAACAGCAACACCCTGATCGGGAACGACGGCAACGACTGGCTCGACGGCGGCGGCGGCGCCGACGTGCTGATCGGCGGCAATGGTGCGGACACGTTCAGCTTCGCCTCGGCCGACCAGGCCAATGGCGACCGCATTGCCGACTGGAACTGGGACGACCGGATCGACCTCAGCCGGATCGACGCCAACACCAATTCGGGCGGCGACCAAGCCTTCCGCAACATCGGCTCGAACGGCTTCACCCACAATGCGGGCGAGCTTCGGGTCTATGAGGAGAATGGCCACACGCTCGTCGCCGGCGACGTGAACGGCGATGGCTGGGCCGACTTCACCATCCAGGTCGATCGCATCGGCGGGATCGGCGGGTTTATTTTCTGA
- a CDS encoding Calx-beta domain-containing protein: MTIGLNISGGEFNGTGGTADSTYHYPSLSDLQFYNAKGVDLIRVPVVWERLQDSLGGPLDLSGDIALLKQMMVNAASLGMDVIIDLHSYGRYNGIPIGAPGGPTVEQFAAFWKAMATEFKDYPALAGYDLMNEPHDMPTPTTWKTAAQAATDAIRSVDTSNIIYMEGDGWSSAHTWLDNNANMIINDPTGKMIYVAHSYYDNYNQGFYNGSYDQEHAYPTIGVDRLKPFVDWLNANGLKGQVGEFGVPSDDPRWLEVQKITLDYMNAQGLEGIAWGGGTWFATNYKLFTAAPGTADSAYMNLLENYFTKYQDPFGGTTPPPPPPPPPSTGVAPVIALESQGAYENGGFITFTLTRSGDLSAASSVNFATADGSAQAGQDYVASTGTVTFAAGQASATVKIAIIDDTLVEYNESMRLLLSGASNATLKDVMAYGTIISDDTVNTPPSPAAPQVAIADVTANEATGAITFTLTRSGDLSGASSVNFATADGSAIAGSDYVAKSGTVSFAAGAATATVTVTLVNDTLVEGNETLLLNLTGGSNATIADNQAVGTIVSDDLAPAPVKPSVAVNDVTANEANGTLTFTLTRTGDLSAASSVNFATADGTALAGSDYVARSGTASFAAGAATATVTINLVNDTLVEGNETLLLNLAGGSNITIADAQGVGTIVSDDVAPPPPTGIAPSISVDGSGVGESEGLLTFTLTRSGDLSAASTVNYATADGSAQAGLDYVAAAGTITFAAGQATAIVKVAVIDDALVEYNESFRLVLSGGSNATIANGQAYATIVNDDTATSASTLVLKGTDLAETITGSGAKETIFGLGGNDVINGGGGGDQLVGGLGNDTFVFDTSATANGQKVLDFTVGADKLDFTKFDASTLATGVQKFTWIDEAAFGSQAGQLRQYDAGGHHYVAGDTNGDGVADFTIEVMGVTHLSASDLFL, from the coding sequence ATGACGATAGGGCTCAATATCTCCGGCGGCGAATTCAACGGAACCGGAGGCACAGCCGACTCCACCTACCATTACCCAAGCCTCAGCGACCTGCAGTTCTACAATGCCAAGGGCGTGGACCTCATCCGCGTGCCGGTCGTGTGGGAGCGCCTGCAGGACAGCCTCGGCGGGCCGCTCGACCTCAGCGGCGACATCGCCTTGTTGAAGCAGATGATGGTCAACGCCGCCTCGCTCGGCATGGACGTGATCATCGATCTCCACAGCTACGGCCGGTATAACGGCATTCCCATCGGCGCCCCCGGCGGCCCGACGGTCGAGCAGTTCGCCGCCTTCTGGAAGGCGATGGCGACCGAGTTCAAGGACTATCCGGCGCTCGCCGGCTACGACCTGATGAACGAGCCGCACGACATGCCGACCCCGACCACCTGGAAGACGGCGGCACAGGCGGCGACCGACGCGATCCGCTCGGTCGACACCAGCAACATCATCTACATGGAAGGCGACGGCTGGTCGTCGGCCCACACCTGGCTCGACAACAACGCCAACATGATCATCAACGACCCCACGGGGAAGATGATCTACGTCGCCCACAGCTATTACGACAATTACAATCAGGGCTTCTACAACGGCAGCTATGATCAGGAGCATGCCTATCCGACGATCGGTGTCGACCGGCTGAAGCCCTTCGTCGACTGGCTCAACGCCAACGGCCTCAAGGGGCAGGTCGGCGAGTTCGGCGTGCCGAGCGACGATCCCCGCTGGCTCGAAGTGCAGAAGATCACGCTCGATTACATGAACGCCCAGGGCCTCGAGGGCATCGCCTGGGGCGGCGGGACATGGTTCGCGACCAACTACAAGCTGTTCACCGCCGCGCCCGGCACGGCGGATTCGGCGTACATGAACCTGCTCGAAAATTACTTCACCAAGTATCAGGATCCGTTCGGCGGGACGACGCCTCCTCCGCCTCCGCCTCCGCCTCCCTCCACGGGCGTCGCGCCGGTGATCGCGCTGGAATCGCAGGGCGCTTATGAAAATGGCGGATTCATCACGTTCACCCTCACTCGTTCGGGCGATCTGTCGGCAGCCTCCTCGGTCAATTTCGCGACCGCCGACGGCTCGGCGCAGGCGGGCCAGGATTATGTCGCCTCGACAGGGACGGTGACCTTTGCCGCCGGCCAGGCGAGCGCCACGGTGAAGATCGCGATCATCGACGACACGCTGGTCGAATATAACGAGAGCATGCGGCTGCTCCTGTCGGGGGCGAGCAACGCCACGCTGAAGGACGTGATGGCCTACGGGACCATCATCAGCGACGACACGGTCAACACGCCGCCTTCGCCGGCCGCGCCGCAGGTGGCGATCGCCGACGTCACCGCCAACGAGGCGACCGGGGCGATCACCTTCACCCTGACCCGCTCGGGCGACCTGTCTGGCGCCTCCTCGGTGAATTTCGCCACCGCCGACGGCAGCGCGATCGCGGGCTCGGACTATGTCGCCAAGAGCGGCACGGTGTCCTTCGCCGCCGGCGCGGCCACCGCGACCGTGACGGTGACCCTCGTCAACGACACGCTGGTCGAGGGCAACGAGACGTTGCTCCTCAACCTCACTGGCGGGAGCAACGCCACGATCGCCGACAACCAGGCGGTCGGCACCATCGTCAGCGACGATCTCGCCCCCGCGCCGGTGAAGCCGAGCGTCGCGGTCAACGATGTCACCGCCAACGAGGCGAACGGCACCCTTACCTTCACGTTGACCCGGACCGGCGACCTTTCGGCGGCGTCCTCGGTCAATTTCGCGACTGCGGACGGAACGGCGTTGGCCGGCTCGGACTATGTCGCCAGGAGCGGCACGGCTTCGTTCGCCGCCGGCGCGGCAACCGCGACGGTGACGATCAACCTCGTCAACGACACCCTGGTCGAGGGCAACGAGACCTTGCTCCTAAACCTCGCCGGCGGGAGCAACATCACGATCGCCGACGCGCAGGGGGTCGGGACGATCGTCAGCGACGACGTCGCCCCGCCGCCGCCGACCGGAATCGCGCCGAGCATTTCGGTCGATGGTTCGGGTGTGGGCGAGAGCGAAGGCCTGCTGACCTTCACGCTCACGCGATCGGGCGACCTGTCGGCGGCTTCGACGGTCAACTACGCCACCGCCGACGGATCGGCGCAGGCCGGCCTCGATTATGTTGCCGCCGCCGGGACGATCACCTTCGCGGCCGGCCAGGCGACCGCGATCGTCAAGGTCGCGGTGATCGACGACGCACTCGTCGAGTATAACGAGAGCTTCCGCCTGGTCCTGTCGGGCGGCTCGAATGCCACCATCGCCAATGGCCAGGCCTATGCCACCATCGTCAACGACGACACGGCGACGAGCGCCTCGACCCTCGTCCTCAAGGGGACCGATCTCGCCGAGACGATCACCGGCAGCGGTGCCAAGGAGACCATCTTCGGCCTTGGCGGCAACGACGTGATCAACGGTGGCGGCGGCGGCGACCAGCTCGTCGGTGGCCTCGGCAACGACACGTTCGTGTTCGACACGTCGGCGACCGCCAACGGGCAGAAGGTGCTCGATTTCACTGTCGGGGCCGACAAGCTCGACTTCACGAAGTTCGATGCGAGCACGCTGGCGACCGGCGTCCAGAAGTTCACCTGGATCGACGAGGCCGCGTTCGGCAGCCAGGCCGGGCAACTCCGCCAGTATGACGCCGGCGGGCATCATTACGTCGCGGGCGACACGAACGGCGACGGGGTGGCCGACTTCACCATCGAGGTCATGGGCGTCACCCACCTCAGCGCGAGCGACCTGTTCCTGTAA
- a CDS encoding WecB/TagA/CpsF family glycosyltransferase, with the protein MTQGEPAKGRDSAGQPPRIFGLELSLLDREQLIEELLATPRAPDGAKLLATVNVDHVVTLRTDQRFREAYDSAWRITVDGAPVYLYARASGIPLPGRVTGADLFASLIDRWDPAQHRLYMLVANEEAAARMTRRLAERGYDETTLTIEVPRFGFEKDAAYNEALTARIRAKAPTHIILGLGAPKSEIWAYEHRAALGDAFILCVGAAIEFATGLKQRSPLFMRRVGMEWMWRFGTEPRRLFHRYFIRSFGFILAMLADRPGTAAVPGRRD; encoded by the coding sequence TTGACACAGGGTGAGCCCGCGAAGGGCCGCGATAGCGCCGGGCAACCGCCGCGCATCTTCGGGCTCGAACTGAGCCTGCTCGATCGCGAGCAACTCATCGAGGAGTTACTGGCGACGCCGCGCGCTCCCGATGGCGCAAAGCTCCTCGCCACGGTCAATGTCGACCACGTCGTCACCCTGCGCACCGACCAGCGGTTCCGCGAGGCCTATGACAGTGCGTGGCGCATCACGGTCGATGGCGCGCCCGTCTATCTCTACGCCCGGGCGAGCGGCATTCCGCTGCCCGGCCGAGTGACCGGCGCGGACCTCTTCGCTTCGCTGATCGATCGTTGGGATCCCGCGCAGCACCGGCTCTACATGCTGGTCGCCAACGAGGAAGCGGCTGCACGCATGACGCGCCGCCTCGCAGAGCGCGGCTATGACGAGACGACGCTGACCATCGAGGTCCCGCGCTTCGGGTTCGAGAAGGACGCGGCGTATAACGAGGCGCTGACCGCCCGGATCCGCGCCAAGGCGCCGACCCACATCATCCTCGGCCTCGGCGCGCCCAAGTCCGAAATCTGGGCGTACGAGCATCGCGCCGCGCTCGGCGACGCCTTCATCCTGTGCGTCGGCGCCGCGATCGAGTTCGCGACCGGATTGAAGCAGCGCTCACCGCTTTTCATGCGGCGGGTGGGCATGGAATGGATGTGGCGCTTCGGAACCGAGCCGCGGCGCCTGTTCCACCGTTATTTCATCCGCTCCTTCGGCTTCATCCTGGCGATGCTGGCGGACCGACCGGGGACGGCCGCGGTGCCGGGACGGCGCGACTGA
- a CDS encoding glycosyltransferase family 4 protein — protein MATMTMRKTIGKEGGGPVGLAGVSTRVVQVIHSPDPGGVLALADSVAAGLARHGFASETIFMTPRPGMSFAEKLKGAASLARRLMREPGTAVIAYQAGPSIVASLAGLLVGRRRTIIHQTTVPSATKAPVRWTSALLGTLGLYPVNVVNTAYTGDQFGRYPEAYRRRIKLIEHGVERPTVRQTRSQTLAKHAIPDDRRILLNTARLDDQKNQSVLVRALVALRDCRLVVAGDGQDRAAIEALAESLGVADRLHLLGALPHVEALELYGAADLFVFPSVHETFGISAVEAALLGLPTLVADIAVLREVLTIAGHSPVTFLDPDDSDAWARAIRKRIDAPLARTELDRFAAALGERYAPARMIDAYVALLKGER, from the coding sequence ATGGCCACGATGACGATGCGAAAGACCATAGGTAAGGAGGGCGGGGGCCCCGTCGGCCTGGCGGGCGTGTCGACGCGCGTCGTTCAGGTCATTCACTCGCCAGATCCGGGCGGTGTGCTCGCGCTTGCCGACAGCGTCGCGGCCGGCCTTGCTAGGCATGGCTTCGCTTCCGAGACCATCTTCATGACTCCGCGGCCCGGCATGTCGTTCGCCGAGAAGCTCAAGGGCGCGGCAAGCCTCGCAAGGCGCCTGATGCGTGAGCCCGGTACGGCGGTGATCGCCTATCAGGCCGGGCCCTCGATCGTCGCCTCGCTGGCCGGTCTCCTCGTCGGACGCCGCCGCACCATCATTCATCAGACCACCGTTCCCTCGGCGACCAAGGCGCCGGTCCGATGGACGAGCGCGCTTCTCGGCACCCTCGGGCTTTATCCGGTCAACGTCGTCAACACCGCGTACACCGGTGACCAGTTCGGCCGTTATCCGGAGGCCTATCGTCGCCGGATCAAGCTGATCGAGCATGGGGTGGAGCGGCCGACGGTGCGGCAGACCCGCAGCCAGACGCTGGCGAAGCACGCCATCCCCGACGACCGCCGCATCCTTCTCAACACCGCCAGGCTCGACGACCAGAAGAACCAGAGCGTGCTGGTGCGCGCGCTGGTCGCGCTCCGCGATTGCCGGCTGGTGGTGGCTGGGGACGGGCAGGACCGCGCGGCGATCGAAGCACTGGCGGAAAGCCTCGGGGTCGCCGACCGCCTGCATTTGCTCGGCGCGCTGCCCCACGTCGAGGCGCTCGAGCTTTACGGTGCGGCCGACCTCTTTGTCTTCCCCTCGGTCCACGAGACCTTCGGCATTTCGGCGGTGGAAGCCGCGTTGCTCGGCCTGCCGACGCTCGTCGCCGACATCGCCGTCCTGCGCGAGGTGTTGACGATCGCGGGCCATTCGCCCGTCACCTTCCTCGATCCCGATGATAGCGATGCCTGGGCGCGCGCCATCCGCAAGCGGATCGATGCGCCGCTTGCCAGGACCGAGCTCGACCGGTTCGCGGCCGCCTTGGGCGAGCGATACGCACCCGCCCGCATGATCGATGCCTATGTCGCGCTTCTCAAGGGCGAGCGCTGA
- a CDS encoding ATP-binding protein has protein sequence MLRDGDREPEHRAYEAMMPLLSIPRHLDTTALDQVYMAFDVSQPVGQPEDLRGRDQEVKGLLSGVLHRRNHGIVSGPRGSGKTSLVRVFGQYADREGVVVLYSACDDGTSFGELIRSYLEQIPPAMVDPSMVELFEQRVISFGADSSPYQATGVLSMLKYSQLVVVLDEFDRITDPEMHDKISSLLKLVSDARLPVRFVLVGGNSAFADIVRAHPSMMRHITRVSTAPLSGEAIDDLLDSCAERCNLAFSDSSRELIREVACGSPYHARLFGMHGALNALAASSNAIELEHVESGLDEAFEEWSMLNPEDAQVFRDIMQGRFGAAGTLTEFARRVAWHNADDDFARDWKLQGRPSGEPPAVIADLAPTVQMIDGHATFRDATAPQFLLALSQVRQPSAPRLTGGARA, from the coding sequence ATGTTGCGCGATGGCGACCGGGAGCCGGAGCATCGCGCCTATGAGGCGATGATGCCCCTGCTTTCCATTCCCCGGCACCTCGACACCACCGCGCTCGACCAGGTCTACATGGCCTTCGACGTCTCGCAGCCGGTTGGGCAGCCCGAGGATCTGCGCGGTCGCGACCAGGAAGTGAAGGGCCTGCTGAGCGGCGTTCTCCATCGCCGCAACCACGGCATCGTCTCGGGCCCACGTGGCTCGGGCAAGACGTCGCTGGTGCGGGTGTTCGGCCAATATGCCGACCGCGAAGGCGTGGTGGTGCTCTATTCGGCGTGCGACGACGGCACGAGCTTTGGCGAGCTTATCCGCTCCTATCTGGAGCAGATACCGCCGGCGATGGTCGACCCCTCGATGGTCGAGCTGTTCGAGCAGCGCGTGATCAGCTTCGGCGCGGACAGCAGTCCCTATCAGGCGACGGGCGTCCTCTCGATGCTCAAATATTCGCAGCTGGTGGTGGTGCTCGATGAATTCGACCGGATCACCGACCCCGAGATGCACGACAAGATCAGCTCGCTCCTGAAGCTGGTGTCCGATGCGCGTCTGCCCGTCCGCTTCGTGCTGGTCGGCGGCAACTCGGCCTTTGCCGACATCGTCCGGGCCCACCCCTCGATGATGCGCCACATCACCCGCGTCTCGACCGCGCCGCTTTCGGGCGAAGCGATCGACGACCTCCTCGACAGCTGCGCCGAGCGCTGCAATCTCGCCTTCAGCGATTCGAGCCGGGAGCTCATTCGCGAAGTGGCCTGCGGTTCGCCCTATCACGCGCGCCTCTTCGGCATGCACGGTGCGCTCAATGCGCTCGCCGCCAGCTCGAATGCGATCGAGCTCGAGCATGTCGAAAGCGGCCTCGACGAGGCGTTCGAGGAGTGGTCGATGCTCAATCCCGAGGACGCGCAGGTCTTCCGTGACATCATGCAGGGCCGCTTCGGCGCTGCGGGGACGCTGACCGAATTCGCCCGGCGCGTTGCCTGGCACAATGCCGACGACGATTTCGCGCGCGACTGGAAACTTCAGGGCCGTCCTTCGGGCGAGCCGCCGGCGGTGATCGCCGACCTCGCGCCCACGGTGCAGATGATCGACGGCCACGCCACCTTCCGCGACGCGACCGCGCCGCAATTCCTGCTCGCGCTCAGCCAGGTCCGGCAGCCGAGCGCCCCTCGCTTGACCGGCGGTGCCCGTGCTTAG
- a CDS encoding GNVR domain-containing protein gives MLSFYDWIDAIRYRWKLVAFATGVLLVLSLLYILVAPRTYTATSSLLLDTGAPDPLSDDKAGGSAPDNRQIVATQADLVRSPHVAGQAALISGVAKEAEYQAKWRKETDEKQPYAAWISDEMRKSLTVEPGRDTNVLLIQAKARNPQDAAKIANGFARASVDSQYKLRTEPAKAYATWLENSLQTARTDVVKKQDELAAFTKATGIVNNGDLTSEGNAMADVSTQLATAEARAAAARQSAFEGAQGRGDAEKSEGIQRLRASVAEKSAQLSQLESVFGPEYPDVKKTRAELGTLQSQLNSQVSQTAGALSSARGAEAAAERAAAAASEARLRNLAAQQRARVAGQSNNLAQFQRLQNEFAAAQKTFNDLNTRLTRMRLQSAVPLTGVQVLDTATAPIVPSSPNVPLTLALATMLGALLGAAGAIWLEYRDPRVRSRGGIERLLGAPVVGRIALPVGQRTIANRDGDGPLLLEGQAA, from the coding sequence GTGCTTAGTTTCTACGACTGGATCGATGCGATCCGCTACCGCTGGAAGCTCGTCGCCTTCGCGACCGGCGTCCTGCTCGTGCTGTCCCTGCTCTACATCCTGGTCGCGCCGCGGACCTACACCGCGACTTCGAGCCTGCTGCTCGATACCGGCGCGCCCGATCCGCTGAGCGACGACAAGGCGGGCGGTTCTGCACCCGACAATCGCCAGATCGTCGCGACGCAGGCCGACCTCGTCCGTTCGCCTCACGTGGCCGGCCAGGCCGCCCTCATCTCGGGTGTCGCCAAGGAAGCCGAATATCAGGCCAAGTGGCGCAAGGAGACCGACGAGAAGCAGCCCTATGCGGCGTGGATCAGCGACGAGATGCGCAAGTCGCTGACCGTCGAACCCGGCCGTGACACCAACGTGCTGCTGATCCAGGCCAAGGCCCGCAATCCGCAGGACGCCGCCAAGATTGCCAACGGGTTCGCCCGTGCGTCGGTGGATTCGCAGTACAAGCTGCGGACCGAGCCGGCCAAGGCCTATGCCACCTGGCTCGAGAACAGCCTCCAGACCGCGCGCACCGACGTGGTCAAGAAGCAGGACGAGCTCGCCGCCTTCACCAAGGCGACCGGAATCGTGAACAACGGCGACCTGACGAGCGAAGGCAATGCCATGGCCGACGTCTCGACCCAGCTTGCCACCGCCGAAGCCCGTGCCGCCGCCGCCCGCCAGTCGGCGTTCGAAGGCGCGCAGGGTCGCGGCGACGCCGAGAAGAGCGAAGGCATCCAGCGTCTTCGAGCCTCGGTCGCCGAGAAGAGCGCCCAGCTGTCGCAGCTCGAGTCGGTCTTCGGGCCGGAATATCCGGACGTAAAGAAGACTCGAGCCGAGCTCGGCACGCTCCAGTCGCAGCTCAACTCGCAGGTCTCGCAGACCGCCGGCGCCTTGAGTTCGGCGCGCGGCGCCGAAGCGGCCGCCGAACGCGCTGCCGCTGCCGCCAGCGAAGCGCGTCTGCGCAACCTTGCCGCGCAGCAGCGTGCCCGCGTTGCCGGCCAGTCGAACAACCTCGCGCAGTTCCAGCGTCTCCAGAACGAGTTCGCTGCGGCGCAGAAGACCTTCAACGACCTCAACACGCGCCTTACGCGGATGCGACTGCAGAGCGCGGTTCCGCTGACCGGTGTACAGGTGCTCGACACCGCGACCGCGCCGATCGTTCCGAGCTCACCCAACGTTCCGCTGACGCTCGCGCTTGCGACGATGCTCGGCGCGCTGCTCGGCGCGGCCGGGGCCATCTGGCTCGAATATCGCGATCCGCGGGTCCGCAGCCGCGGCGGGATCGAGCGCCTGCTCGGGGCCCCGGTGGTCGGCCGCATCGCGCTGCCGGTCGGCCAGCGCACCATTGCCAACCGCGACGGCGACGGTCCGTTGCTTCTCGAAGGACAGGCGGCCTGA
- a CDS encoding CpsD/CapB family tyrosine-protein kinase, with protein MRLSTLEKPPLDGARDTLPATIDGEVRSEPGRNAYYEGPQLDPELAAQLRDLLNNLAHGQAIQRTPQRLAITGVHTETEASFLASNIAMTAARSGYRVLLVDANFRNPGVHRTFGLSTSRGLSTLLSSPNPPHSVPQATPVPNLAAITIGPDTGNWSSLVTREQIFHRLEPLASSFDYIVVDCGNPAPSLVGRISAGADNVVIAVKEHVSSMRELTAIVDTLRSEGVAEPAILMVA; from the coding sequence ATGCGTCTCTCGACACTCGAAAAGCCGCCGCTCGACGGCGCCCGCGACACCCTTCCGGCGACGATCGACGGCGAGGTCCGGTCGGAGCCGGGCCGAAACGCTTATTATGAGGGGCCGCAGCTCGATCCCGAGCTTGCCGCGCAATTGCGCGACCTGCTGAACAACCTGGCGCACGGCCAGGCGATCCAGCGGACCCCGCAGCGGCTTGCCATCACCGGCGTGCACACCGAGACCGAAGCGTCCTTCCTCGCGAGCAACATCGCGATGACGGCGGCGCGGTCGGGTTACCGGGTGCTGCTGGTGGACGCCAATTTCCGTAATCCCGGCGTGCATCGGACCTTCGGCCTGTCGACCAGCCGCGGGCTGTCAACGCTGCTGTCGTCGCCCAACCCGCCGCATTCGGTGCCGCAGGCGACCCCGGTTCCCAACCTCGCCGCGATCACCATCGGTCCCGACACAGGCAACTGGTCGAGCCTGGTCACCCGCGAGCAGATCTTCCACCGCCTCGAGCCGCTGGCCTCGAGCTTCGACTATATCGTCGTCGATTGCGGCAATCCGGCCCCGTCGCTGGTCGGCCGGATCAGCGCCGGCGCCGACAATGTCGTGATCGCCGTCAAGGAGCATGTCTCCTCGATGCGCGAACTGACCGCCATCGTCGACACGCTGCGCAGCGAAGGCGTCGCCGAGCCGGCGATCCTGATGGTGGCCTGA
- a CDS encoding glycoside hydrolase family 5 protein has protein sequence MAVPSTIAAALLAAAVFLPSGSLDRAQVNEPPRFRGVNLASAEFAPEKLPGVAGKDYIYPNKATAAPFAAMGMTSIRLPILWERIQPKPFASLDEAELARLDASLADLTGFRQVIIGIHNYGRYHGQPLQSADALADLWTRLATRYKDRPQIAFGMMNEPHDIRATRWRTVAEGTLAAIRRTGAKNLVLVPGANWTGGHSWFGGGDGPNSEAMAGLADPANNFAYEIHQYLDDDSSGSKPGCRGKRIGRERLERVTGWLRDRGAHAVLGEFGGDSSPTCLAALDDLLVYLRDNGDVWIGWNYWAAGDWWGDYPLSIQPKDGKERPQATVLRKYL, from the coding sequence ATGGCCGTTCCCTCCACGATCGCCGCGGCGCTCCTCGCGGCCGCCGTCTTCCTGCCATCCGGCTCGCTCGATCGGGCGCAGGTCAACGAGCCGCCCCGCTTTCGCGGCGTGAATCTGGCGTCGGCCGAGTTCGCGCCCGAAAAGCTCCCGGGCGTTGCGGGCAAGGATTACATCTACCCGAACAAGGCGACGGCTGCGCCCTTCGCCGCCATGGGCATGACCAGTATCCGCCTCCCGATCCTGTGGGAGCGGATCCAGCCGAAACCTTTCGCCTCGCTCGACGAGGCCGAACTCGCCCGCCTCGACGCGAGCCTCGCCGACCTGACCGGCTTCCGCCAGGTCATCATCGGCATCCATAATTATGGCCGCTACCATGGCCAGCCGCTGCAGTCGGCCGATGCGCTCGCCGATCTGTGGACCCGCCTTGCGACCCGCTACAAGGACCGGCCGCAGATCGCCTTCGGGATGATGAACGAGCCGCATGACATCAGGGCGACGCGGTGGCGGACGGTGGCCGAGGGCACGCTCGCGGCGATCCGCCGGACCGGCGCGAAGAATCTCGTCCTCGTTCCCGGCGCCAACTGGACCGGCGGGCATAGCTGGTTCGGCGGCGGCGACGGCCCAAACAGCGAGGCCATGGCCGGCCTTGCCGACCCCGCCAACAACTTCGCCTACGAGATCCACCAGTATCTCGACGACGACAGCTCGGGCTCGAAGCCCGGGTGCAGGGGGAAGCGCATCGGCCGTGAACGGCTCGAGCGTGTCACCGGCTGGTTGCGCGATCGCGGAGCGCATGCCGTGCTCGGCGAATTCGGCGGGGACAGCAGTCCGACGTGCCTCGCCGCTCTGGACGATCTCCTCGTTTATCTTCGCGACAATGGCGACGTCTGGATTGGCTGGAACTACTGGGCGGCGGGAGACTGGTGGGGCGATTATCCGCTCAGCATCCAGCCCAAGGACGGCAAGGAACGGCCGCAGGCGACTGTCCTGCGCAAGTACCTCTAG